Proteins from a genomic interval of bacterium:
- a CDS encoding transketolase, whose protein sequence is MKKRAAETRRRLVRMHKTGSHFGSAMSIADILTVLYFRVLRIGSPDDPGRDRFLLSKGHAASCWYATLVARGFAPPEVLEDYLADGSSLYGHPVRNGLPGIEASTGALGHGLPIGAGMALAARNDGKGYRVFVLMGDGETQEGSVWEGAMLASRLKLDNLTAIIDANNFQGFDCVENIQPISSFRPRWEAFGWAVREVDGHDHERLEEVLASVPFETGKPSLVVARTVKGKGVGDMEGKFESHYLSVPRDKIETYCREIDRAAGEEER, encoded by the coding sequence ATGAAGAAACGGGCGGCCGAGACGCGCCGCCGGCTGGTCCGGATGCACAAGACCGGCTCCCACTTCGGTTCGGCGATGTCGATCGCGGACATTCTCACCGTTCTCTACTTCCGCGTCCTCAGGATCGGCTCCCCCGACGACCCCGGCCGGGACCGGTTTCTCCTGAGCAAGGGCCACGCCGCTTCATGCTGGTACGCCACCCTGGTCGCCCGGGGTTTCGCGCCGCCGGAGGTACTGGAAGATTATCTGGCCGACGGCTCCAGCCTGTACGGGCACCCGGTGCGGAACGGGCTCCCGGGGATCGAGGCTTCCACCGGGGCCCTGGGCCACGGGCTCCCCATCGGGGCGGGTATGGCCCTGGCCGCCCGCAACGACGGGAAGGGCTACCGCGTCTTCGTCCTGATGGGAGACGGGGAGACCCAGGAAGGAAGCGTCTGGGAGGGGGCGATGCTCGCTTCCCGGCTGAAGCTGGACAACCTGACGGCGATCATCGACGCCAACAACTTCCAGGGGTTCGACTGCGTGGAGAACATCCAGCCCATCTCCAGCTTCCGTCCGCGCTGGGAAGCGTTCGGCTGGGCGGTGCGGGAAGTCGACGGCCACGACCACGAGCGCCTGGAAGAGGTCCTGGCATCGGTTCCCTTCGAAACCGGCAAGCCTTCCCTGGTGGTGGCCCGCACCGTCAAGGGCAAGGGGGTCGGGGACATGGAAGGAAAGTTCGAAAGTCATTATCTCTCCGTTCCCCGGGATAAGATCGAGACCTACTGCCGGGAGATCGACCGCGCCGCCGGGGAGGAGGAGAGATGA
- a CDS encoding transketolase C-terminal domain-containing protein has translation MRQGFIRTVMDLAAEREDVYLVTADTGFTILERFRERYPDRYLNVGIAEAAMVGVAAGLALSGKRVFCYTIVPFATMRCFEQIRVDLCYQKLPVALVGVGQGLTYGTAGATHHAIEDIAVMRALPGMTVICPGDALETARAVRASLELDGPCYIRIGKSGEPPVHESEDFEFEIGKGCLLRPGRGLALIATSNMVEPALRVAEALAAAGEDPAVVSMHTVKPLDRGLLEELSRTCPLLATMEEHSLIGGLGSAVAEAVVDGNLPVKVVRFGIPDTYAPVAGSQDYLRELLGFSPAHVAARLKEELVEQ, from the coding sequence ATGAGGCAGGGGTTCATCAGGACGGTGATGGATCTGGCGGCGGAACGCGAGGACGTCTACCTGGTTACGGCCGACACCGGGTTCACCATCCTGGAGCGGTTCCGGGAACGCTATCCCGACCGCTACCTGAACGTGGGAATCGCCGAGGCGGCCATGGTGGGGGTGGCGGCGGGGCTGGCCCTCTCGGGGAAGCGGGTCTTCTGCTACACCATCGTTCCTTTCGCCACCATGCGCTGCTTCGAGCAGATTCGGGTCGACCTCTGTTACCAGAAACTGCCGGTGGCGCTGGTCGGCGTCGGCCAGGGCCTCACCTACGGAACCGCGGGAGCGACCCACCACGCCATCGAGGATATCGCCGTCATGCGGGCGTTGCCCGGCATGACCGTGATCTGCCCCGGCGACGCCCTGGAGACCGCCCGGGCGGTGAGGGCCTCCCTGGAGCTGGACGGCCCCTGCTACATCCGGATCGGGAAGTCGGGGGAGCCGCCGGTTCACGAATCCGAGGATTTCGAATTCGAGATCGGGAAAGGCTGCCTGCTGCGCCCGGGGCGCGGCCTGGCCCTGATCGCCACCAGCAATATGGTCGAACCGGCCCTGCGGGTGGCGGAAGCATTGGCAGCGGCGGGAGAAGACCCGGCGGTGGTGAGCATGCACACGGTCAAGCCCCTCGACCGCGGACTTCTGGAAGAACTCTCCCGGACCTGTCCGCTGCTGGCCACCATGGAAGAGCACTCCCTGATCGGCGGATTGGGGAGCGCGGTGGCCGAAGCCGTGGTCGACGGGAACCTCCCCGTCAAGGTCGTCCGCTTCGGGATCCCCGACACCTACGCCCCGGTGGCCGGCAGCCAGGATTATCTTCGGGAACTCCTGGGGTTCTCCCCCGCCCACGTGGCCGCTCGTTTGAAGGAGGAACTGGTCGAGCAATGA
- a CDS encoding radical SAM protein, producing MSYNHKKLAARRYWNRVRTLAHMLSIKALRKPRYPFYVNLVINSRCNLKCAYCFGRYSNRQRPDWDLGELKKLIDDLRRRGTRYILVQGGEPLLYKELGELFRYIDSKGIVTAIVTNGQFPERLREIPEIALLDNVCFSLDGAREGNDRVRGQGTFDKVMESIKVVQDTHKVPVRINTTVTKYTVHDVDFMAEMVREKNVEWGINFLFKGDETLEGEDLAPEDEDIIAYQNKFVEYIRRGYPIFSTTKILRYTLDWPVPYTRKYLGKAESLKLMGKRCIECQYGNYELVIDEDGCLYPCQGMQGQFDAKNLHEVGFDEAFKHLETKPCYTCYLVSMINTSAMINWDLDVIAETVRGTFRSRLWKSRKAVSR from the coding sequence ATGAGCTACAACCATAAAAAACTGGCCGCGCGCAGGTATTGGAACCGGGTCCGCACCCTGGCGCACATGCTTTCGATCAAGGCCCTGCGCAAACCGCGCTATCCCTTCTACGTCAACCTGGTGATCAACAGCCGCTGCAACCTCAAGTGCGCCTATTGCTTCGGGAGATATTCCAACCGTCAGCGCCCGGACTGGGACCTCGGCGAACTGAAAAAGCTGATCGACGACCTTCGGCGCCGGGGGACCAGGTATATCCTGGTCCAGGGTGGCGAGCCCCTGCTCTACAAGGAGCTGGGAGAACTCTTCCGGTACATCGACTCCAAGGGGATCGTGACCGCCATCGTCACCAACGGCCAGTTTCCCGAACGGCTCCGGGAGATCCCGGAAATAGCCCTCCTCGACAACGTCTGCTTCTCCCTGGACGGGGCCCGGGAAGGAAACGACCGGGTCCGGGGCCAAGGAACCTTCGACAAGGTCATGGAGTCGATCAAGGTGGTCCAGGATACGCACAAGGTCCCGGTCAGGATCAACACCACCGTGACCAAGTACACGGTTCACGACGTCGACTTCATGGCGGAGATGGTCCGGGAGAAAAACGTGGAGTGGGGGATCAACTTCCTCTTCAAGGGGGACGAAACCCTGGAGGGGGAGGACCTGGCCCCCGAGGACGAGGACATCATCGCCTACCAGAACAAATTCGTGGAGTATATCCGGCGGGGGTACCCCATCTTCAGCACCACCAAGATCCTGCGCTACACCCTGGACTGGCCCGTTCCCTACACCCGCAAGTACCTGGGGAAAGCCGAGTCCCTGAAACTCATGGGGAAACGGTGCATCGAGTGCCAGTACGGGAACTACGAACTCGTGATCGACGAGGACGGCTGTCTCTACCCCTGCCAGGGGATGCAGGGCCAGTTCGACGCCAAAAACCTGCACGAGGTCGGGTTCGACGAGGCCTTCAAGCACCTGGAGACCAAGCCCTGCTACACCTGCTACCTGGTCTCGATGATCAACACCTCGGCCATGATCAACTGGGACCTCGACGTCATCGCCGAAACCGTCCGGGGGACCTTCCGGAGCCGATTATGGAAAAGCCGGAAAGCCGTTTCGCGATAA
- a CDS encoding glycosyltransferase family 2 protein: MEKPESRFAITLVMPALDEEANIRPALERCLEAYDRMGIQGEVLVVNDGSTDRTPELVREVARSDRRVRMIEHDRPRGIGASFRDGVAAARGEAVAMMPGDNENDPAEILRFLPLLDEVDLVVPFVFNREVRGRKRNFYSALYLAIVNLTFGQKFNYTNGTVLYRRCVLLDSPNRSDGFFFQTENLVRAARRGYLFAEVPYRLDVRETGASKAVSLKSLKRIAADYLALIGEVYGAGTPPPPAEGSVTRLRRGPETAPSPAPR; this comes from the coding sequence ATGGAAAAGCCGGAAAGCCGTTTCGCGATAACCCTGGTCATGCCCGCCCTCGACGAGGAGGCGAATATCCGCCCGGCGCTGGAACGGTGCCTGGAGGCCTACGACCGGATGGGGATCCAGGGCGAAGTCCTGGTGGTGAACGACGGTTCGACCGACCGGACACCCGAACTGGTGCGGGAGGTCGCCCGGTCCGACCGGCGGGTGAGGATGATCGAGCACGATCGGCCCCGGGGGATCGGGGCTTCGTTCCGCGACGGCGTGGCCGCCGCGCGGGGGGAGGCGGTGGCGATGATGCCCGGGGACAACGAGAACGACCCGGCGGAGATACTGCGCTTCCTTCCGCTCCTGGACGAAGTCGACCTGGTCGTTCCTTTCGTTTTCAACCGGGAGGTGAGGGGAAGAAAACGGAACTTCTACTCCGCTCTTTACCTGGCCATCGTCAACCTCACCTTCGGGCAGAAGTTCAACTACACCAACGGGACCGTGCTCTACCGCCGCTGCGTCCTGCTGGATTCGCCCAACCGCAGCGACGGGTTTTTCTTTCAAACCGAGAACCTGGTCCGGGCGGCCCGGCGCGGGTATCTGTTCGCCGAGGTCCCGTACCGCTTGGACGTGCGGGAGACGGGCGCCTCCAAGGCCGTTTCCCTGAAATCCCTGAAGCGGATCGCGGCCGATTACCTGGCCTTGATCGGGGAAGTCTACGGGGCCGGCACGCCGCCGCCCCCCGCCGAAGGGTCGGTGACCCGGCTCCGGCGGGGGCCGGAGACCGCGCCTTCCCCGGCACCGCGTTGA
- a CDS encoding radical SAM protein, with protein MTEKNLILDGHKLMWHLDRVKAWLAGERIAPITIDCALTRRCNYNCVYCYSKLQEHDDHRMTKDVIFRFLDDAAEIGVKAISFVSDGESLCSPHIYDAVLRGKANGLDMAMGTNGYLLKTERLEEVLPALTYLRFNISAGEADRYAEVMGCRKECFDRICEIIRECVRVKREKELPVTLGLQMVLMPQFRDQVIPLARLGRELGVDYTVIKHCSDDEFGHLGVDYSKYFELTDLLKEAEGYSTEEYTVQAKWSKIMSGGGRRYSRCYGAPFMPQFSGSGLVAPCGMLFNSRYAEKFHIGSIIDTSFKELWRSDRYWEVMDFIASEAFDARTDCACLCLQHKINEFLWDVKEGLIELKEPSGEPPQHINFI; from the coding sequence ATGACCGAAAAAAACCTTATTCTCGACGGGCACAAGCTCATGTGGCACCTCGATCGGGTCAAGGCTTGGCTGGCGGGCGAGCGGATCGCCCCCATCACCATCGACTGCGCCCTGACCCGGCGTTGCAACTACAACTGCGTCTACTGCTACAGCAAGCTCCAGGAACACGACGACCACCGTATGACCAAGGACGTGATCTTCCGTTTTCTCGACGATGCCGCCGAAATCGGGGTCAAGGCCATCAGCTTCGTCAGCGACGGGGAGAGTCTCTGCTCCCCCCATATCTACGACGCCGTCCTCCGGGGAAAAGCCAACGGCCTGGACATGGCCATGGGCACCAACGGCTACCTCCTGAAGACCGAGCGCCTGGAAGAGGTGCTCCCGGCCCTGACCTACCTGAGGTTCAATATCTCGGCCGGCGAAGCCGACCGCTACGCCGAGGTCATGGGCTGCCGGAAGGAGTGCTTCGACCGGATCTGCGAGATCATCCGCGAGTGCGTCCGGGTCAAGCGGGAGAAGGAGCTGCCCGTCACCCTGGGGCTGCAGATGGTGCTCATGCCCCAGTTCCGCGACCAGGTCATCCCCCTGGCCCGGCTGGGCCGGGAACTGGGAGTGGACTACACCGTGATCAAGCACTGCAGCGACGACGAGTTCGGCCACCTGGGGGTGGACTACTCCAAGTATTTCGAACTGACCGACCTGCTCAAGGAGGCCGAGGGTTATTCCACGGAGGAATATACCGTTCAGGCCAAGTGGTCGAAGATCATGAGCGGCGGCGGCCGGCGCTATTCCCGCTGCTACGGCGCTCCCTTCATGCCCCAATTCTCCGGGTCGGGGCTGGTCGCCCCCTGCGGGATGCTGTTCAACAGCCGCTACGCGGAAAAGTTTCACATCGGCAGCATCATCGACACCTCCTTCAAGGAACTGTGGCGGTCCGACCGTTACTGGGAAGTGATGGACTTCATCGCTTCGGAGGCGTTCGACGCCCGGACCGATTGCGCCTGCCTCTGCCTCCAGCACAAGATCAACGAATTCCTCTGGGACGTCAAAGAGGGGCTGATAGAACTCAAGGAGCCCTCGGGCGAACCTCCCCAACACATCAACTTTATCTAG
- a CDS encoding transketolase, whose protein sequence is MSERMSGDALRARSAELRKLIVRAICRTPGGHLGAALSIADLLTVLYTDILAVDPARPDDPSRDRFVLSKGHAAVALYAALYQAGFISREILDSFGSRGTVLGGHPDMHKVPGVEASTGALGHGLSFGVGTALSGRLENRGFRVFVLLGDGECQEGSVWEALLFAPAHALDNLTVIVDYNKLQAMDRLESIVPLEPLADKLRAFGWEVREIDGHDVDEIRETLSRVPLAPGRPSAIVAHTVKGKGISFMENVPIWHYRLPDEEERRIICRELEMEGL, encoded by the coding sequence ATGTCGGAACGCATGAGCGGCGACGCCCTCCGGGCTCGAAGCGCCGAGCTGAGAAAACTGATCGTCCGGGCGATCTGCCGGACGCCGGGCGGGCACCTGGGCGCGGCGCTTTCCATCGCGGACCTTTTGACGGTTCTGTATACCGACATTCTCGCGGTCGACCCCGCGCGCCCCGACGACCCTTCCCGGGACCGGTTCGTTCTCAGCAAAGGCCACGCCGCCGTGGCGCTCTACGCCGCCCTCTACCAGGCCGGGTTTATTTCCCGGGAAATTCTGGACTCGTTCGGGTCCCGCGGAACCGTTCTGGGCGGCCACCCGGACATGCACAAGGTCCCGGGCGTCGAGGCTTCCACCGGCGCCCTGGGCCACGGCCTGTCCTTCGGGGTGGGGACGGCGCTGTCGGGCCGGCTGGAGAACCGCGGGTTCCGGGTATTCGTTCTGCTGGGCGACGGCGAGTGCCAGGAAGGCAGCGTATGGGAGGCCCTTCTTTTCGCCCCCGCGCATGCCCTGGACAACCTCACCGTCATCGTCGATTACAACAAGCTGCAGGCCATGGACAGACTGGAGAGCATCGTTCCCCTGGAGCCGTTGGCCGACAAGCTCCGGGCCTTCGGATGGGAAGTACGCGAAATCGACGGGCACGACGTCGACGAGATCCGGGAAACGCTCTCCCGCGTCCCCTTGGCGCCGGGCAGACCGAGCGCCATCGTCGCCCACACCGTGAAGGGGAAGGGGATATCGTTCATGGAGAACGTCCCCATCTGGCATTACCGTCTCCCCGACGAAGAAGAGCGCAGGATCATCTGCCGCGAACTGGAGATGGAGGGGCTGTGA
- a CDS encoding transketolase C-terminal domain-containing protein, which produces MRNAYLQALTRLAAENDRILALVADNGAIVYDEFRRLYPNRFINFGISEANMVGAAAGLASCGWVPYVYTISGFITMRAFEQVRNDLCYQEMNVKLVGIGAGFVYSDLGPTHHATEDLALMRALPGMTVLSPADGLEARKATRAAAEIHGPVYLRLSRGNSPAIYAGEYDFQVGRGVVLREGTDVALLGTGEIVRDVLTAAELLEREGVSARVINIHTLKPLDRELIAAAAATGAVVTVEEHSIIGGLGSAVAEALLEENRGGTAFVRLGLRDRFAEGYGSHAEMKEMNGLDAAAIALAARGLVRRGKYSAP; this is translated from the coding sequence GTGAGGAACGCGTATCTCCAGGCGCTGACCCGGCTGGCGGCCGAAAACGACCGGATACTGGCCCTGGTGGCCGATAACGGGGCCATCGTCTACGACGAGTTCAGGCGCCTGTACCCGAACCGGTTCATCAACTTCGGCATCTCCGAAGCCAATATGGTCGGAGCCGCCGCCGGGCTGGCCTCCTGCGGGTGGGTCCCCTACGTCTACACGATCTCGGGGTTCATCACCATGCGGGCTTTCGAGCAGGTCCGCAACGATCTCTGCTACCAGGAGATGAACGTCAAGCTGGTGGGGATCGGGGCCGGGTTCGTGTATTCCGATCTGGGGCCGACCCACCACGCCACCGAGGATTTAGCCCTGATGAGGGCGCTCCCGGGGATGACCGTCCTTTCGCCCGCCGACGGGCTGGAGGCCAGGAAAGCCACCCGGGCGGCGGCGGAGATACACGGTCCGGTCTACCTCCGTCTCTCCCGGGGAAATTCCCCGGCGATCTACGCCGGGGAGTACGACTTCCAGGTGGGGAGGGGAGTGGTTCTGCGGGAGGGGACGGACGTGGCCCTGCTCGGCACCGGCGAGATTGTACGGGACGTACTGACCGCCGCCGAACTCCTGGAACGGGAAGGCGTTTCCGCCCGGGTGATCAACATCCACACGCTCAAGCCCCTCGACCGGGAGTTGATAGCCGCCGCGGCCGCGACCGGCGCGGTGGTTACGGTGGAGGAGCACAGCATCATCGGAGGGTTGGGGAGCGCCGTGGCCGAGGCCCTCCTCGAAGAGAACCGCGGCGGCACCGCCTTCGTCCGGCTGGGCCTGCGCGACCGCTTCGCCGAGGGCTACGGCTCCCACGCCGAAATGAAAGAGATGAACGGCCTCGATGCCGCCGCCATCGCCCTTGCCGCCCGCGGCCTGGTCCGGAGGGGGAAATACTCCGCACCATGA
- a CDS encoding radical SAM protein, giving the protein MRTGLTVKRARMLLNILHCHLVGRRQPINVYLAVTNRCNLRCYYCYGEYPERKDWKEFTTDELLTLIDELGRHGTRLLQLQGGEPLLREDIGTLVDRVRRNGIICDMITNGILVERKLDVVKKLDSICISLDGREELNDRNRGSGTFAKTMRAIELASSHGVPTRINAVLTAETTDADLDFLASAARRFGALLNFSLSFQYETLKEGGPSHHLDIPDEKIRDFLRRIKALQQCKYPIQFTERAHDVALRWPFSYQKRMARASELPEGFSYPKCYHADYVVFIDGDGSVYPCCNFWGKPRWNIREHGLTASLNGLSREGCESCYILSYIDRNLVFGMRPSTLFHYVVRALRELA; this is encoded by the coding sequence ATGAGAACCGGCCTGACCGTCAAGCGGGCGCGGATGCTGTTGAACATCCTGCATTGCCACCTGGTCGGCCGGCGGCAACCGATCAACGTCTATCTGGCGGTCACCAACCGCTGCAACCTCAGATGTTATTACTGCTACGGAGAATATCCGGAAAGAAAGGACTGGAAGGAATTCACCACCGATGAGCTCCTGACTCTGATCGACGAGTTGGGGCGCCACGGAACCCGGCTGCTTCAACTTCAAGGGGGGGAGCCGTTATTGCGGGAGGACATCGGAACGCTGGTCGACCGGGTCCGGCGCAATGGGATCATCTGCGATATGATCACCAACGGGATCCTGGTGGAACGGAAGCTCGACGTCGTCAAAAAGCTGGACTCCATCTGCATCAGCCTGGACGGGAGGGAGGAACTGAACGACCGCAACCGCGGCTCCGGAACCTTCGCCAAGACCATGCGCGCGATCGAGCTGGCCTCGTCCCACGGCGTGCCCACCCGGATCAACGCGGTGCTGACCGCCGAGACGACCGACGCCGACTTGGATTTCCTGGCCTCGGCCGCCCGGCGCTTCGGAGCCCTCTTGAATTTCTCCCTCTCGTTTCAGTACGAAACGCTCAAGGAAGGCGGCCCCTCCCACCACCTGGACATTCCCGATGAAAAAATCCGGGATTTTCTCCGGCGGATCAAGGCGCTCCAGCAATGTAAATACCCGATTCAATTCACGGAGCGTGCCCATGACGTGGCCTTGCGCTGGCCGTTTTCCTACCAGAAAAGAATGGCCCGGGCCTCGGAGCTGCCGGAGGGTTTCAGCTATCCCAAGTGCTACCACGCCGATTACGTCGTCTTCATCGACGGCGACGGGAGCGTGTACCCCTGCTGCAACTTCTGGGGCAAACCCCGCTGGAACATCCGCGAACACGGCTTGACCGCCAGCCTCAACGGGTTGAGCCGAGAAGGATGCGAATCCTGCTATATCCTCTCCTACATAGACCGCAATCTGGTTTTCGGAATGAGGCCTTCGACCCTGTTTCATTATGTCGTGCGGGCCCTGCGGGAACTGGCCTAG
- a CDS encoding radical SAM protein gives MTLGKEIRAAAGLTRARLLRRRVPFFVQLMPTERCNLRCRYCYAEFGHRVREDFPRDRILSVIDGLARLGTKVIMVAGGEPTLYEGLGEMIERISGHGIECSVNTNGLLVPRRLAELERADMLSISLDGPPEIHEHYRGKGTYERVLAAAESARARGLRVQFQFTLTREPIRAFRHVHEIAERMGCFIGINFLRPQERIDGTRVEAEEAGDEEIREFIGWLASERPATVPYPGYLFSYVLRWPYGYGRHLIRDRAELNGFKPIVCRSGNYLVAIDNVGDIYPCTKLFYSEPLGNCLDGGIERAWANLAPVRCQACLDLGCNLMNGFLGLHPRSLIGLSSAWLRTRHR, from the coding sequence GTGACTCTGGGCAAGGAGATCAGGGCGGCCGCCGGTTTGACGCGGGCCCGCCTTCTCCGGCGCCGGGTTCCGTTTTTCGTCCAGCTCATGCCCACCGAGCGCTGCAACCTCAGGTGCCGGTACTGCTACGCGGAATTCGGGCACCGGGTCCGGGAGGACTTTCCCCGGGACCGGATTCTCTCGGTCATCGACGGACTGGCGCGCCTGGGGACGAAGGTGATCATGGTCGCGGGCGGAGAGCCGACGCTCTACGAGGGCTTGGGAGAGATGATCGAGCGCATCAGCGGCCACGGGATCGAATGTTCCGTCAACACCAACGGCCTCCTCGTTCCTCGGCGCCTGGCGGAGCTGGAGCGGGCCGATATGCTCAGCATCAGCCTGGACGGGCCGCCGGAAATTCATGAACACTACCGGGGGAAGGGGACCTATGAACGGGTCCTGGCGGCGGCGGAGTCCGCCCGCGCCCGGGGGCTGCGGGTTCAGTTTCAATTCACGCTCACCCGCGAGCCGATCCGGGCGTTTCGCCACGTTCACGAGATCGCCGAAAGAATGGGCTGTTTCATCGGGATCAATTTTCTCCGGCCCCAGGAGCGGATCGACGGGACCCGGGTGGAGGCGGAAGAAGCCGGCGACGAAGAAATCCGCGAGTTTATCGGTTGGCTGGCGTCGGAACGCCCCGCCACCGTTCCCTACCCGGGGTATTTGTTTTCCTACGTGCTCCGCTGGCCCTACGGATACGGGCGCCATTTGATCCGCGACCGGGCCGAGCTGAACGGGTTCAAGCCGATAGTCTGCCGTTCCGGAAACTATCTCGTCGCCATCGACAACGTAGGCGACATCTATCCTTGCACCAAGCTCTTTTACAGCGAACCCCTGGGCAATTGTCTCGACGGCGGCATCGAGCGGGCCTGGGCGAACCTGGCTCCCGTGCGTTGCCAGGCCTGTCTCGATTTGGGGTGCAACCTGATGAACGGTTTTCTGGGCCTGCATCCGCGCTCTCTCATCGGACTCTCCTCGGCCTGGCTGCGGACGCGTCATCGATGA